In Prunus dulcis chromosome 1, ALMONDv2, whole genome shotgun sequence, the following are encoded in one genomic region:
- the LOC117614844 gene encoding AP2-like ethylene-responsive transcription factor At1g16060 has protein sequence MAKLSNQKTTAKNNIISNANAANNTTVTKVKRTRRSVPRDSPPQRSSIYRGVTRHRWTGRYEAHLWDKNCWNESQNKKGRQVYLGAYDDEEAAAHAYDLAALKYWGQDTILNFPLSTYPKELKEMEGQSREEYIGSLRRKSSGFSRGVSKYRGVARHHHNGRWEARIGRVFGNKYLYLGTYATQEEAATAYDMAAIEYRGLNAVTNFDLSRYIKWLKPNGPNNNISGQTNPNVEAILPNVTQNPNDQERGLGFFNNLAYSPGETVVTTQLPRPTTATSALGLLLQSSKFKEMMEMTTATDSISSQPELDTPQCTFPDDIQTYFDCQESSSYGEGDDLIFSELNSFMPPMFQCDFTT, from the exons ATGGCCAAGTTATCTAACCAGAAAACCACTgcaaaaaataacattatttcTAACGCTAATGCAGCTAATAACACTACAGTCACAAAGGTGAAACGAACCAGGAGAAGTGTCCCAAGAGACTCCCCTCCTCAACGTAGCTCGATTTATCGAGGGGTCACCAG GCACCGGTGGACCGGCCGATATGAGGCTCATTTGTGGGATAAGAATTGCTGGAATGAATCACAGAACAAGAAGGGCCGCCAAG TTTACCTTG GAGCatatgatgatgaagaagctGCAGCACATGCTTACGACTTAGCAGCACTTAAATACTGGGGTCAAGATACCATTCTCAACTTTCCg TTATCGACATATCCGAAAGAATTGAAAGAAATGGAGGGCCAGTCAAGAGAGGAATACATTGGATCATTGAGACG GAAGAGCAGTGGTTTTTCTCGGGGAGTTTCTAAATATAGAGGTGTTGCTAG ACATCATCACAATGGAAGATGGGAAGCTCGAATTGGACGAGTCTTCGGCAACAAGTATCTCTATCTCGGGACTTATG CTACCCAAGAAGAAGCCGCAACAGCGTATGACATGGCGGCCATAGAGTACCGTGGGCTCAATGCTGTCACAAACTTTGACCTCAGCCGTTACATCAAATGGCTAAAGCCTAATGGCCCTAACAACAACATTTCTGGTCAGACTAACCCTAATGTGGAGGCTATATTGCCCAATGTGACCCAAAACCCTAATGATCAAGAACGTGGACTTGGTTTCTTCAACAACCTTGCATACAGCCCTGGAGAAACCGTAGTGACCACTCAGCTGCCTAGACCAACAACTGCAACATCAGCTCTGGGGCTCCTGCTTCAGTCATCAAAGTTCAAGGAGATGATGGAAATGACGACGGCCACCGACTCCATATCATCGCAGCCGGAGCTGGACACGCCGCAGTGCACGTTTCCCGATGACATACAGACGTACTTCGACTGCCAAGAATCGAGTAGCTACGGTGAGGGAGATGATCTTATCTTCAGTGAGCTCAATTCATTCATGCCACCCATGTTTCAGTGCGACTTCACCACTTAG
- the LOC117616088 gene encoding LOW QUALITY PROTEIN: heptahelical transmembrane protein 2-like (The sequence of the model RefSeq protein was modified relative to this genomic sequence to represent the inferred CDS: deleted 2 bases in 1 codon), with amino-acid sequence MCNHGKREESETKKQQKVKSVKKKMTLMKFQDLPQYMKDNEFILDYYRCEWPLNDVVFSLFAWHNETLNIWTHLVGFLIFVGLTVMSLRDDTELGGLLGNLSSRASVSGPLMMMTVMKMTDLNVSCSQNVQFPPPDSHLRQISQASSIIHANKENGYDAIPRWPWFVFLSGAMGCLVCSSLSHLLACHSKRFNFFFWRLDYAGISLMIVCSFFAPIYYCFSCNPYSRFFYLSSISVLGILAIVTLLSPSLSAPRFRSFRATLFLSMGFSGVVPVVHALVLYWGNQHIFVALGYELAMAIFYASGAAFYVSRIPERWKPGKFDLAGHSHQIFHVFVVLGALAHSAATLVVMDFRRGSPTCGY; translated from the exons ATGTGCAACCACGGGAAGCGAGAGGAGTCGGAGACGAAGAAGCAACAGAAGGTAAAGAGTGTTAAGAAGAAGATGACGTTGATGAAGTTCCAGGACCTTCCGCAGTACATGAAGGACAACGAGTTCATATTGGACTATTACAGGTGCGAGTGGCCATTGAACGACGTCGTCTTCAGCCTCTTCGCCTGGCACAACGAAACCCTCAACATCTGGAC GCATTTGGTGGGGTTCTTGATATTCGTGGGACTAACGGTGATGAGCTTGAGGGACGACACGGAGCTCGGAGGTCTGCTCGGCAATTTATCCAG TAGGGCTTCGGTTTCTGGAccgttgatgatgatgaccgTGATGAAGATGACGGACCTTAACGTCTCCTGTAGTCAGAATGTACAATTTCCTCCTCCG GATTCACATTTGAGGCAAATTTCACAGGCATCATCAATAATTCATGCAAACAAGGAAAATGGTTATGATGCTATTCCAAGATGGCCttggtttgtgttcttaagtGGGGCTATGGGGTGTTTAGTTTGCAGTTCCCTCTCCCACCTCCTTGCTTGTCACTCCAAAcgcttcaattttttcttctggcGCCTAGACTATGCCGGGATTTCGCTTATGATAGTCTGTTCCTTCTTTGCTCCCATTTACTATTGCTTCTCCTGCAATCCATACTCTCGGTTTTTCTATCTTTCTTCAATATCTGTGCTTGGAATCCTTGCCATTGTTACCCTTCTTTCGCCTAGTCTCTCTGCACCCCGTTTCCGGTCATTCAGGGCtactctttttctctccatGGGCTTCTCCGGGGTGGTTCCGGTAGTTCATGCTCTAGTCCTCTACTGGGGCAATCAACATATATTTGTTGCTCTGGGATATGAGCTTGCTATGGCTATTTTTTATGCTTCAGGAGCTGCATTCTACGTTAGTCGGATACCAGAACGCTGGAAGCCTGGTAAATTTGATCTTGCAGGGCACAGCCATCAG ATCTTCCATGTCTTTGTTGTCCTCGGCGCACTTGCACACAGCGCTGCCACACTGGTTGTTATGGATTTTCGCCGGGGATCACCAACCTGTGGATATTAG
- the LOC117616087 gene encoding protein TSS: MAPKTGKAKPHKAKGDKKKKEEKVLPTVIEISIETPEESQVTLKGISTDRILDVRKLLAVNVETCHLTNFSLSHEVRGPRLKDSVDILSLKPCHLTIVEDDYTEQQAVVHIRRLVDIVACTTSFGTSSASSPKTPGSGRSNSKESGLEESEAPQPPNVDEPNADPKTKVSGPVPISGADPAVSMYPPPKLGQFYDFFSLSHLTPPLHYIRRSTRPFLEDKKEDDLFQIDVRVCSGKPTTIVASRNGFYPAGKRGLITHSLVALLQQTSRPFDAAYNAVMKAFTEHNKFGNLPYGFRANTWVVPPVVADNPSVFPPLPLEDENWGGNGGGQGRNGKHDYRPWAKEFAILKAMPCSTAEERQIRDRKAFLLHSLFVDVSVLKAVAAVKHLVESNQCSLNDPTLSILHEERVGDLIIKVTRDMPDASIKVDCKNDGSQVLGLSQAEVTQRNLLKGITADESATVHDTATLGVVVVRHCGFTAVVKVSNEVNWKGKHVPKDIEIEDQPEGGANALNVSSLRLLLQQSSPPQSSNTVPRTQSTDFENLRSSRSLVKKVLEESLLRLQGGPTNHTKSIRWELGACWVQHLQNQGSGKTESKKTEEAKTEPAVKGLGKQGGLLKEIKKKMDVRSSKTEQGKELIGTNKIDTTSQEELEKRDAEKEIIWRKLLPDASYLRLKESDTGLHLQLPDELIEMAHKYYADTALPKLVADFGSLELSPVDGRTLTDFMHTRGLQMNSLGRVVELADKLPHVQSLCIHEMVVRAYKHILQAVVAAVDNVADLAASIAACLNILLGTPSTENGDADITYDDTLKWKWVETFLLKRFGWQWKHETVKDLRKYAILRGLSHKVGLELVPRDYDMDTVSPFRKSDIVSMVPVYKHVACSSADGRTLLESSKTSLDKGKLEDAVNFGTKALSKLVSVCGPYHRMTAGAYSLLAVVLYHTGDFNQATIYQQKALDINERELGLDHPDTMKSYGDLAVFYYRLQHTELALKYVNRALYLLHLTCGPSHPNTAATYINVAMMEEGLGNVHVALRYLHEALKCNQRLLGADHIQTAASYHAIAIALSLMEAYTLSVQHEQTTLQILQAKLGSEDLRTQDAAAWLEYFESKALEQQEAARNGTPKPDASISSKGHLSVSDLLDYITPDSDMKAREAQRKARAKVKGKPGQNWEVGSDEYQKDEILLPSHPVAENSSDKENQSEPQFAEPRNEKSASNLLDQSIIFNTKDDLAEDDASDEGWQEAVPKGRSPMGRKSTVLRRPSLEKLNTNFINASQSSRYRGKPNNFTSPKTSPNEAAASTGPALPISKKYVKSASFNLKPNNSSISASGGPERLSNPKSAPATPASIDQVSKSASVASPISVQSAGKHFSYKEVALAPPGTIVKAVAEQLPKGSLPIVQTSQVGQETPATDVTMGEVTTVKDVEEEKNQKRTGEKEVLASEKIPVDVVQTKVQSSAVKESLEVLKHASIGVQVEAEIIEWKNTVSEDAQVENVAVANLKVENSDTSQGPNTTLESGRLEAPVLHSSPDSEPSSVLAENTAQLLDKNPINSKIKVEGDRKPEDIPNDDVVKPAPTDGEKLDEQESGKESTKKLSAAAPPFNPSLIPVFGSVPVAGFKDHGGILPPPVNIPPMLAVSPVRRSPHQSATARVPYGPRLSGGYNRSGSRVSRNKHNFQNGEHTGDGNHFSPPRIMNPHAAEFVPGQPWVPNGYPVSPNGYPMSPNSIPVSPNGYPASPNDIPVNQSGFPTSPISSEDSSNVVNADLGVETNIEGEAKENDENYSVEVGAEKHKIDGEPQEEQSVDNVKTHLEIEENPIDTDTVPCDTVVAKETSNLVVEENASKCWGDYSDSEAEVIEVAI; this comes from the exons ATGGCTCCCAAGACTGGGAAGGCGAAACCACATAAAGCCAAGGGggacaagaagaaaaaggaagagaaag TTTTGCCTACCGTAATCGAGATTAGCATTGAAACACCAGAGGAGTCGCAAGTTACCCTCAAG GGTATCTCTACGGACAGGATCCTAGATGTGAGAAAGCTGCTGGCAGTGAACGTAGAGACATGTCACTTGACCAACTTCTCCTTATCGCACGAG GTGCGGGGACCTAGACTCAAAGATTCCGTGGACATCCTCTCGCTCAAACCCTGCCACCTAACCATCGTCGAAG ATGACTACACGGAACAGCAAGCCGTGGTGCACATCCGGCGACTGGTGGACATCGTCGCCTGCACAACGTCGTTTGGCACCTCATCCGCTTCTTCACCCAAAACCCCCGGCTCCGGCCGGTCTAACTCCAAAGAATCCGGTTTAGAAGAGAGCGAGGCACCGCAGCCCCCAAACGTCGACGAGCCCAATGCCGATCCGAAGACCAAAGTTTCGGGTCCGGTTCCGATCTCCGGAGCTGACCCGGCTGTATCCATGTATCCTCCTCCGAAGCTCGGCCAGTTCTACGACTTCTTCTCCTTGTCTCACCTCACGCCTCCGCTCCACT ACATTAGAAGATCTACTCGTCCGTTCCTGGAGGATAAGAAAGAAGACGACTTGTTTCAAATTGAC GTTCGGGTTTGTAGTGGGAAGCCGACGACAATCGTTGCTTCCAGAAACGGGTTTTACCCTGCTGGAAAGCGCGGTCTTATCACTCACTCTTTGGTTGCTCTTCTTCAGCAGACTAGCAGGCCATTTGATGCT GCATACAATGCTGTTATGAAGGCTTTCACTGAGCACAATAAA TTTGGAAACCTTCCTTACGGTTTTCGGGCAAATACATGGGTTGTCCCTCCAGTTGTTGCTGATAACCCATCTGTTTTCCCACCACTTCCTCTGGAAGATGAAAACTGGGGAGGAAATGGGGGTGGCCAGGGAAGAAATGGTAAACATGATTACAGGCCATGGGCAAAAGAGTTTGCCATTCTGAAAGCAATGCCTTGCTCGACGGCAGAAGAGAGGCAAATTCGAGACCGAAAGGCCTTTTTGCTTCACAGTTTATTTGTCGACGTCTCAGTTCTTAAAGCTGTAGCAGCAGTTAAGCATCTAGTTGAGAGTAATCAATGCTCCTTAAACGATCCCACTCTTTCTATTCTTCATGAGGAAAGAGTTGGAGATTTAATCATTAAGGTGACTAGAGATATGCCTGATGCAAGTATAAAGGTGGACTGCAAAAATGATGGCAGCCAAGTTCTTGGATTGTCGCAAGCAGAAGTTACTCAGAGAAACCTACTCAAAGGCATAACAGCTGACGAGAGTGCAACCGTTCAT GATACTGCTACTCTAGGTGTTGTAGTTGTCAGACATTGTGGGTTTACGGCTGTTGTGAAGGTTTCAAATGAGGTGAATTGGAAGGGGAAACATGTTCCTAAGGACATTGAAATCGAGGACCAGCCTGAAGGAGGTGCCAATGCATTGAATGTTAGTAG CCTGAGACTGCTATTGCAACAGTCATCCCCGCCTCAGTCATCAAATACGGTTCCACGAACTCAGAGTacagattttgaaaatttgcgTTCTTCTAGGTCTTTAGTAAAGAAAGTACTCGAAGAAAGTTTGTTAAGGTTGCAGGGAGGACCCACTAATCATACAAAGTCTATCAGATGGGAGCTAGGAGCATGTTGGGTGCAGCATTTGCAAAATCAGGGTTCTGGGAAAACTGAGTCTAAGAAAACTGAAGAAGCTAAGACTGAGCCAGCTGTTAAGGGTCTTGGAAAGCAAGGTGGACTACTTaaggaaataaagaagaaaatggatgTCAGAAGCAGCAAAACTGAACAGGGGAAGGAATTGATTGGGACCAACAAAATTGACACCACTAGTCAGGAGGaattagaaaagagagatgcAGAAAAGGAAATTATTTGGAGAAAGCTGCTTCCTGATGCATCATATTTGCGCCTCAAGGAATCAGATACTGGCCTTCACCTTCAG TTACCTGATGAGTTGATTGAAATGGCACATAAATATTATGCGGACACTGCCCTTCCAAAACTG GTGGCAGATTTTGGCTCCCTGGAACTTTCACCAGTTGATGGAAGGACATTGACAGATTTTATGCATACCAGGGGTTTGCAAATGAATTCCCTAGGACGCGTG GTTGAACTTGCAGATAAGCTCCCTCATGTACAATCACTCTGTATCCATGAGATGGTTGTGCGAGCCTACAAACACATTCTGCAAGCTGTTGTAGCAGCTGTTGATAATGTTGCAGACTTGGCTGCATCTATAGCAGCATGTTTAAACATATTGCTAGGAACACCATCAACTGAAAATGGGGATGCAGACATTACTTATGATGATACGTTAAAATGGAAGTGGGTGGAAACATTCCTTTTGAAGAGGTTTGGGTGGCAATGGAAACATGAAACTGTTAAGGATCTAAGGAAGTATGCCATTCTTCGTGGATTGTCCCACAAG GTTGGACTTGAGCTTGTTCCTAGGGACTATGATATGGACACTGTATCTCCTTTTCGGAAATCTGATATAGTAAGCATGGTCCCTGTGTATAAG CATGTTGCATGCTCATCTGCTGATGGGCGTACACTGTTGGAATCATCCAAGACTTCCCTGGATAAGGGTAAACTGGAGGATGCTGTTAATTTTGGCACTAAG GCACTCTCAAAACTTGTATCGGTATGTGGGCCTTATCATCGAATGACAGCAGGAGCATATAGTCTTCTTGCTGTAGTGTTGTACCACACTGGAGATTTTAACCAG GCGACCATCTATCAGCAAAAAGCACTGGATATCAACGAGAGGGAGCTTGGACTTGATCATCCTGATACAATGAAAAGTTATGGGGATTTAGCTGTTTTCTATTATCGACTTCAACATACAGAGTTGGCCCTGAA GTACGTCAATCGTGCACTCTATCTTTTGCACCTAACATGCGGACCATCTCATCCAAACACGGCTGCCACCTATATTAATGTAGCAATGATGGAAGAAGGTTTGGGGAATGTCCATGTTGCTCTTCGGTACCTCCATGAAGCTCTAAAGTGCAATCAAAGGCTCCTTGGAGCTGATCACATacag ACTGCTGCTAGCTATCATGCCATTGCTATTGCACTTTCTTTGATGGAAGCTTACACATTAAGCGTTCAGCATGAACAAACTACCTTACAGATACTGCAGGCAAAGCTTGGGTCTGAGGATCTACGCACACAG GATGCGGCTGCATGGCTTGAGTATTTCGAGTCCAAGGCTTTGGAGCAGCAAGAAGCTGCACGTAATGGTACTCCAAAGCCAGATGCCTCAATCTCCAGCAAAGGTCATTTAAG TGTATCAGACCTTTTGGATTATATAACACCAGATTCTGATATGAAAGCAAGGGAGGCCCAAAGGAAAGCTCGTGCAAAG GTCAAAGGAAAACCAGGACAAAACTGGGAGGTAGGCTCAGATGAGTACCAGAAGGATGAAATATTGTTACCAAGTCATCCTGTTGCAGAGAATTCAAGTGATAAAGAGAACCAGTCTGAACCTCAATTTGCAGAACCTAGGAATGAGAAATCTGCTTCAAACCTACTGGATCAATCAATAATATTCAATACAAAAGATGATCTAGCAGAAGATGACGCATCTGATGAAGGTTGGCAAGAAGCTGTTCCTAAAGGCCGTTCACCTATGGGTCGCAAATCCACTGTGTTAAGGAGGCCAAGCCTCGAAAAATTGAATACTAACTTTATAAATGCATCCCAGTCATCAAGATACCGAGGAAAGCCCAATAATTTCACATCCCCAAAAACGAGCCCAAATGAGGCTGCTGCTTCTACTGGACCTGCTCTTCCTATCTCAAAGAAATATGTCAAGAGTGCAAGCTTCAACCTTAAGCCAAACAACTCTAGCATATCAGCTAGTGGAGGACCAGAGAGACTGTCAAACCCAAAGTCAGCCCCAGCTACCCCAGCTTCTATTGATCAAGTTTCCAAGTCTGCTTCTGTGGCAAGTCCAATCAGTGTTCAGTCAGCTGGAAAACATTTTTCCTACAAAGAAGTTGCGTTGGCTCCTCCTGGGACAATTGTGAAAGCAGTGGCAGAACAGTTACCAAAAGGAAGTCTCCCTATTGTACAAACTTCTCAAGTGGGACAGGAGACACCTGCTACAGATGTCACTATGGGTGAAGTGACAACAGTGAAAGATGTGGAGgaagagaaaaatcagaaacgCACTGGAGAGAAAGAGGTTTTGGCTTCTGAGAAAATCCCAGTTGATGTAGTACAAACAAAAGTGCAGAGTTCTGCGGTGAAGGAATCTCTGGAAGTTTTAAAGCATGCTAGTATTGGAGTACAAGTGGAAGCTGAGATCATAGAATGGAAAAACACTGTTTCTGAAGATGCCCAAGTAGAAAATGTAGCAGTCGcaaatttgaaagttgagaattCTGATACTTCCCAAGGTCCAAATACTACTCTGGAAAGTGGGCGGTTGGAAGCACCAGTGCTACATAGTTCCCCTGATTCAGAGCCTTCATCTGTTCTAGCTGAAAACACAGCTCAGTTGCTGGATAAAAATCCTATTAATTCGAAAATAAAGGTGGAAGGAGATAGAAAGCCAGAAGATATACCCAATGATGACGTAGTTAAGCCAGCGCCAACTGATGGAGAGAAGTTAGATGAACAAGAATCTGGAAAGGAGTCAACCAAGAAACTTtctgcagctgcacctccatTCAATCCATCCCTAATTCCAGTTTTTGGCTCAGTTCCAGTTGCAGGTTTCAAGGATCATGGAGGGATTTTGCCCCCGCCGGTGAATATTCCTCCTATGCTTGCAGTTAGTCCTGTCCGTAGATCACCTCATCAGTCAGCAACAGCAAGGGTTCCATATGGTCCACGGTTGTCTGGTGGATATAACAGATCTGGAAGTCGGGTTTCACGTAATAAACATAACTTCCAAAACGGTGAACACACAGGGGATGGGAATCACTTCAGCCCTCCCAGAATCATGAACCCACATGCGGCGGAATTTGTACCTGGACAACCATGGGTTCCCAATGGCTATCCAGTGTCCCCAAATGGTTATCCCATGTCCCCAAATAGTATACCTGTATCACCAAATGGATATCCAGCATCACCGAATGATATTCCAGTGAATCAAAGCGGGTTTCCAACCTCTCCAATTAGTTCAGAAGATTCCTCGAATGTTGTAAATGCTGACCTTGGTGTTGAAACAAATATTGAAGGTGAAGCGAAGGAGAATGATGAGAATTATTCAGTAGAAGTTGGCGCTGAGAAGCATAAAATTGATGGAGAGCCACAGGAAGAACAGTCTGTAGATAATGTAAAGACTCATctagaaattgaagaaaatccTATTGATACAGATACAGTTCCTTGTGATACGGTTGTAGCAAAAGAGACTAGCAATTTAGTCGTCGAGGAAAACGCAAGCAAATGCTGGGGAGATTATAGTGACAGTGAAGCTGAGGTCATTGAGGTTGCTATTTGA